One Mugil cephalus isolate CIBA_MC_2020 chromosome 10, CIBA_Mcephalus_1.1, whole genome shotgun sequence genomic window carries:
- the gal gene encoding galanin peptides isoform X1, which translates to MQRCFVFFCVSLIFCATVSETVGLVIAAKEKRGWTLNSAGYLLGPRRIDHLIQIKDSPSARGRDELVTQYGIDGHRTLGDKPGLAGKRDMEEDFRTGALRIADEDIIHTVIDFLSYLKLKEIGALDSLPPSGTSDELANP; encoded by the exons atgcagaggtgctttgtgtttttttgcgtgTCGCTCATCTTTTGCGCAACTGTGTCCGAGACTGTCGGGCTGGTCATAGCG GCAAAGGAGAAGCGTGGCTGGACTTTGAACAGTGCTGGCTACCTGTTGGGTCCCC GTCGTATTGATCACCTAATTCAGATAAAGGATTCTCCCAGTGCCAGAGGCAGAGACGAGCTGGTCACTCAAT ATGGAATAGATGGACACAGGACACTAGGAGACAAGCCGGGTCTGGCTGGCAAGagggacatggaggaggacttCAGAACAG GTGCCCTGAGAATAGCAGATGAAGACATCATCCACACTGTCATTGACTTCTTGTCGTACCTCAAACTTAAAG AAATTGGAGCCTTGGACAGCCTGCCTCCCTCTGGCACATCAGATGAACTGGCCAATCCCTAA
- the gal gene encoding galanin peptides isoform X2, which yields MQRCFVFFCVSLIFCATVSETVGLVIAAKEKRGWTLNSAGYLLGPHGIDGHRTLGDKPGLAGKRDMEEDFRTGALRIADEDIIHTVIDFLSYLKLKEIGALDSLPPSGTSDELANP from the exons atgcagaggtgctttgtgtttttttgcgtgTCGCTCATCTTTTGCGCAACTGTGTCCGAGACTGTCGGGCTGGTCATAGCG GCAAAGGAGAAGCGTGGCTGGACTTTGAACAGTGCTGGCTACCTGTTGGGTCCCC ATGGAATAGATGGACACAGGACACTAGGAGACAAGCCGGGTCTGGCTGGCAAGagggacatggaggaggacttCAGAACAG GTGCCCTGAGAATAGCAGATGAAGACATCATCCACACTGTCATTGACTTCTTGTCGTACCTCAAACTTAAAG AAATTGGAGCCTTGGACAGCCTGCCTCCCTCTGGCACATCAGATGAACTGGCCAATCCCTAA